In one Chlamydia sp. BM-2023 genomic region, the following are encoded:
- a CDS encoding peptide ABC transporter substrate-binding protein, whose amino-acid sequence MSLDPRSACLSKDLSIAQALYEGLMRERENQPQLALAKHYSISKDATVYTFHLKDTKWSNGDPLTAYDFEESIKQIHQLEVACSSNILIGVIKNSEAVTSKQLPVETLGVQALDNSTLEITLEKPTPYFLELLSYPVFFPVHKSLREYYTTGEANFPSISNGPFVIHKYQPQNQLIIKKNSQYHDASSVHLETITFQIVPDTHTAIQLLQKNLIDWVGSPWSSPISKEDQNRIPKEKLHNYPVLGTTALICNLKSSPMHSKALRKALDYAIDKNTLLKFISHGKVAERFLPPSLSTITATSSLSKEQREEKAREYFKEAQKELSQKQIAELSIIYPLESACLNAIVQEIQQQIKHVLGIYVTIQGMEYHCFLDKRTRGDFALATGRWVADYPRSTSFLSILGNPKNDQPTKSLTQWENKHYNHILHKLQSSHVDPKDQLIAEQLIEEDSPIIPLYHFEYTYAANPKIQHTYSSPLGHMDLKETEFSK is encoded by the coding sequence ATGTCGCTAGATCCTAGGAGTGCTTGCTTAAGTAAGGATCTTTCTATAGCCCAAGCTCTTTATGAAGGTCTTATGCGCGAACGGGAAAATCAGCCCCAATTAGCTTTAGCAAAACACTACTCAATTTCTAAAGATGCAACTGTCTATACATTCCATCTAAAAGATACAAAATGGAGCAATGGAGACCCTTTAACAGCTTATGATTTCGAAGAGTCTATAAAACAAATTCACCAACTAGAAGTAGCTTGTTCTTCTAATATCCTCATTGGAGTGATTAAAAATTCCGAAGCTGTGACAAGTAAACAATTACCCGTAGAAACTTTAGGAGTACAAGCTCTAGATAACTCAACTTTAGAGATCACTTTAGAAAAACCTACTCCATATTTTCTGGAACTTCTTTCCTATCCGGTTTTCTTCCCCGTTCACAAATCACTAAGAGAATACTACACAACAGGAGAAGCGAACTTTCCCAGTATTTCTAATGGCCCTTTTGTTATTCACAAATACCAGCCTCAAAACCAACTGATAATCAAAAAAAATTCCCAGTATCACGACGCTTCCTCCGTCCATCTAGAAACAATCACATTTCAAATTGTCCCCGATACACATACCGCAATTCAGCTTTTACAAAAGAATCTCATCGACTGGGTAGGCTCACCATGGAGCTCTCCTATTTCTAAAGAAGACCAAAACCGTATTCCGAAAGAGAAGCTTCATAATTACCCTGTCTTAGGAACCACAGCGCTAATATGTAATCTAAAAAGTAGCCCTATGCACAGCAAAGCATTAAGGAAAGCTTTAGATTACGCCATTGATAAAAATACGCTATTAAAATTTATCAGCCATGGGAAAGTAGCAGAACGTTTTCTTCCACCATCTTTATCTACAATAACCGCCACCTCTTCCCTCTCTAAAGAACAACGAGAAGAAAAAGCTCGTGAGTATTTCAAAGAAGCTCAAAAGGAACTCTCCCAAAAGCAAATTGCTGAACTATCGATTATCTATCCTCTAGAATCTGCGTGCTTAAACGCTATTGTTCAAGAAATCCAACAGCAAATCAAACATGTTCTTGGAATCTATGTGACAATCCAAGGTATGGAATACCATTGTTTCCTAGATAAAAGAACACGCGGGGATTTTGCTCTTGCTACAGGAAGATGGGTGGCAGATTATCCCAGATCAACCTCGTTTCTCTCTATTCTTGGGAACCCGAAAAATGATCAGCCTACAAAATCACTAACACAATGGGAAAACAAGCACTATAACCACATCCTTCACAAGCTACAATCTTCCCATGTAGATCCAAAAGACCAACTCATCGCCGAGCAACTCATAGAAGAAGACTCCCCGATAATT
- a CDS encoding ABC transporter substrate-binding protein — MISKWRFIIAICAATFLGGCFPTALRVSKNLTVAIYDDPASLSPEQAKRALDLSVAKLIFEGLTRENPEKHNHVEFALASHYTVSPDECTYTFFLKKDLFWSNGTPITAQDIAKAWKHAKLFSPHHKSFEGIHFTACSPSTITIKLDSPNPNLLQLLAFPAFAVFNPDNLNIFSGPFHIITYTPGHCLLLEKNPHYYDKEKIHINSVNLLVIPDMYTAALLLNRGKIQWLGQPWHQGLTKELKENTPYEYISYPVQGAFWLVINTKDPTLSQIQNRYRLASAINREDIIEYALQGNQEPAYSLDRKKPSPIQCQKQKTITPPEKLTLTYPANILRCQRIAELLKEQCKSVGIDLFLEGLEYHVFLSKRQVYDFAIATATGVALYPNASLIEQEEKLLKNLEIIPIYHMSYDYLLTSHIEKIIHTASGAVDLKYAFFF, encoded by the coding sequence ATGATATCTAAATGGCGTTTCATTATTGCGATTTGTGCGGCCACCTTTTTAGGGGGGTGTTTTCCAACAGCACTGCGAGTCTCAAAAAACCTAACAGTTGCAATTTATGATGACCCTGCATCCCTATCGCCCGAACAAGCAAAGCGTGCCCTAGATCTTTCAGTAGCAAAACTTATCTTTGAAGGACTAACAAGGGAAAACCCTGAAAAACATAACCATGTAGAGTTTGCCCTAGCAAGTCACTATACCGTATCACCTGATGAATGTACGTATACCTTCTTCTTAAAGAAAGATCTCTTCTGGAGCAACGGAACGCCTATAACAGCTCAAGATATTGCTAAAGCTTGGAAACACGCAAAGCTATTCTCCCCGCACCACAAGTCTTTTGAAGGCATTCATTTTACAGCTTGTTCACCTTCAACAATCACCATAAAATTAGATTCTCCGAATCCAAATTTACTTCAATTGCTAGCTTTTCCTGCATTTGCAGTGTTCAATCCCGATAACCTAAACATATTTAGCGGGCCTTTTCATATTATCACCTATACCCCAGGCCATTGCCTACTTTTAGAAAAGAATCCCCACTATTATGACAAAGAGAAAATACACATTAATTCTGTTAATCTTCTTGTCATTCCAGACATGTATACCGCAGCATTGCTGCTAAATCGTGGGAAAATCCAATGGCTAGGTCAACCTTGGCATCAAGGATTAACTAAAGAATTAAAAGAAAATACCCCTTATGAATATATATCCTACCCTGTTCAGGGGGCGTTTTGGCTCGTTATTAATACTAAAGATCCTACACTCTCTCAAATTCAAAACCGCTATAGACTAGCATCCGCTATCAATAGAGAAGATATTATCGAATACGCCTTACAAGGAAATCAAGAACCCGCATACTCTCTAGATAGAAAGAAACCCTCTCCAATACAATGTCAAAAACAGAAAACCATTACACCCCCCGAAAAACTTACTCTAACCTACCCAGCAAACATTTTAAGATGCCAACGTATCGCAGAACTTCTTAAAGAACAGTGTAAAAGCGTAGGGATCGATCTTTTTCTTGAAGGCTTAGAATATCATGTTTTCTTAAGCAAAAGACAGGTCTATGATTTTGCAATAGCAACGGCAACAGGAGTAGCTCTCTACCCCAACGCTTCACTAATTGAACAGGAAGAAAAACTCTTAAAAAATTTAGAGATTATTCCTATTTATCATATGAGCTATGATTACCTTCTGACATCTCATATAGAAAAAATAATCCACACTGCTTCAGGAGCCGTAGACTTAAAATACGCATTTTTCTTTTAA
- a CDS encoding CTP synthase, giving the protein MPFKCIFLTGGVVSSLGKGLTAASLALLLERQNLKVAMLKLDPYLNVDPGTMNPYEHGEVYVTDDGIETDLDLGHYHRFSSVHLSKYSTATSGQVYARVIKRERDGFYLGSTVQVIPHITNEIIEVILDCAKENQPDVLIVEIGGTVGDIESLPFLEAIRQFRHENSENCFSIHMTYVPYLRAAGEVKTKPTQHSVQCLRSIGIIPDAILCRSESPLPAEVKKKISLFCNVPNNAVFNVIDVEHSIYEMPLMLSQEKISTFITDKLRLTSKQEDLNDWKILVDRLRNPLPNKVRIGLVGKYVQHKDAYKSVFESITHAALSLNCSAEIIPLDSEDPQITEILEQCDGCLVPGGFGSRGWEGKIAAAKLCRERGIPYFGICLGMQVLVVEYARNVMNLEKANSTEMDKDTPDPIICMMDGQDSLVATGGTMRLGAYPCVLTPGTKVYEAYGKSEIQERHRHRYEVNFDYMKKLQDYGLNIVGVCPTQGLCEIVEIKDHPWMVGVQFHPEFLSKLISPHPLFIGLIQAAIQYSRDKSYV; this is encoded by the coding sequence ATGCCATTCAAGTGCATCTTTTTAACAGGGGGAGTTGTTTCCTCACTAGGCAAAGGATTAACCGCCGCCTCCCTAGCATTATTGCTAGAACGGCAGAACCTTAAAGTAGCCATGTTAAAACTAGATCCCTATCTTAACGTTGACCCGGGAACTATGAATCCTTACGAACACGGTGAGGTTTATGTTACCGATGACGGAATAGAGACGGATCTAGATCTTGGCCACTACCATAGGTTTTCTTCAGTACATTTATCTAAATATTCTACAGCAACTTCAGGGCAAGTTTATGCCCGTGTAATTAAAAGAGAGCGTGACGGCTTTTATCTTGGTAGTACTGTGCAGGTTATCCCTCATATTACTAACGAAATAATCGAAGTCATTTTAGACTGTGCTAAAGAAAATCAACCTGACGTATTGATCGTAGAAATAGGCGGAACCGTTGGAGATATAGAGTCTCTCCCGTTCCTAGAAGCCATCCGACAGTTTCGTCACGAAAATTCAGAAAATTGTTTTAGCATTCATATGACCTATGTGCCCTACTTACGAGCAGCAGGAGAAGTTAAAACAAAACCCACGCAACATTCTGTGCAATGCTTGCGAAGTATCGGGATTATTCCTGATGCTATCCTCTGTCGTTCAGAGTCTCCTCTACCCGCAGAGGTAAAAAAGAAAATCAGCCTATTTTGCAATGTCCCTAATAATGCTGTTTTCAATGTTATTGACGTCGAGCATTCAATATATGAAATGCCCTTGATGCTCTCACAAGAAAAAATTTCTACCTTTATCACGGACAAATTACGCCTGACCTCCAAGCAAGAGGATCTTAACGATTGGAAAATCCTTGTAGATCGTTTACGCAACCCTCTACCTAATAAGGTGCGCATAGGTCTAGTAGGGAAATATGTACAACATAAGGATGCATATAAATCTGTCTTTGAATCGATTACTCACGCTGCCCTAAGCTTAAACTGTTCTGCAGAAATTATCCCCCTAGATTCCGAAGATCCCCAAATTACAGAAATCTTAGAGCAATGCGACGGATGTTTAGTCCCTGGAGGCTTTGGCTCCCGCGGTTGGGAAGGAAAAATTGCTGCAGCAAAACTTTGTAGAGAAAGAGGAATTCCTTATTTTGGCATTTGCCTAGGCATGCAAGTTCTTGTTGTTGAATATGCTCGCAATGTTATGAACCTAGAAAAGGCAAACTCTACAGAAATGGATAAGGATACTCCCGATCCTATTATCTGTATGATGGATGGACAAGATTCTCTAGTTGCTACAGGCGGAACAATGCGCCTTGGAGCTTACCCCTGTGTTTTAACTCCAGGGACTAAAGTATATGAAGCTTATGGAAAATCAGAGATCCAAGAGCGTCATCGCCATCGCTATGAGGTAAATTTCGACTACATGAAGAAATTACAAGATTATGGTCTAAATATCGTTGGTGTATGCCCCACACAAGGACTATGTGAAATTGTAGAAATCAAAGATCATCCCTGGATGGTCGGTGTGCAATTTCATCCGGAGTTTCTTTCAAAACTCATTTCTCCACACCCTCTATTTATAGGACTTATTCAAGCAGCTATTCAGTATTCTCGGGATAAAAGCTATGTCTAA
- the ruvX gene encoding Holliday junction resolvase RuvX, whose amino-acid sequence MSNSKIGKTFLGIDYGQKRIGLSLASSPMFISLPVGFIEAGKTLEATAKILCKVIQERNVSCVILGNPIPMQKGQTSSLQEEINTLASLIREFSNIEVVLWDERLSSAQAERMLKNDCGLSRKKRKGKADSLAATLILTSFLESSPQTQY is encoded by the coding sequence ATGTCTAATTCTAAAATAGGGAAAACCTTTCTCGGGATAGATTACGGACAGAAACGCATTGGCCTTTCTCTGGCTAGTTCTCCCATGTTCATTAGTCTTCCCGTAGGTTTTATCGAAGCAGGGAAAACCCTAGAAGCAACAGCAAAAATCCTTTGCAAAGTTATCCAAGAACGTAATGTCTCTTGTGTAATTTTAGGAAACCCTATTCCTATGCAAAAAGGTCAAACGTCTTCCCTACAAGAGGAAATCAATACTCTAGCCTCTTTAATTCGCGAATTTTCTAATATCGAAGTTGTGCTTTGGGACGAAAGACTCTCTTCAGCACAGGCAGAGCGCATGTTAAAAAATGACTGTGGATTAAGTCGAAAAAAAAGAAAAGGCAAGGCTGATAGCCTTGCCGCCACATTAATTCTTACAAGCTTCTTAGAAAGCTCTCCTCAAACACAATACTAA
- a CDS encoding peptide ABC transporter substrate-binding protein — MPHKTRKLYAICTLVLTSLLLASCHSAHHKGEEACLRIGMAYDPLSLDPRCTYLKKDVSIAKALYEGLTRERIDRDTVILGVAENYTISKEGTVYTFHLKDTKWSNGDPVTAYDFEASIKQLHEKSFPITYHNLLYIIKNSKAIIDDLLPIDQLGVKSLDSKTLEITLEHPTTSFLEIVSHPLFFPVHKSLRDHYNNKKETPLYISNGPFSVQDIQLQTHLILKKNNYYYDTDKVKINKLVFKIMSDSQTAAKCFKNNLIDILGNPWVAKVPQEILNNTPEETKRIHSVCATSMIIYNLNKPVLQNKALRKALGYAIDKEAILPLLNSARIATSFVPPELSEIKTEQTLTKIEREEKARQYFEEAKKALSQKELSELVLLYPQESSVFTLIVQEVQQQFKNVLGIHIPIQGIEYFCFLEKRQKGEFYLSVGGWIAEYLNARNFLTILGSPENKETNNQIGKWNNQCFDEILKKYQTATFTKEDQKIAEELIEEELPIFPLYHSNHVSLAHPRVRNFYVSPLGHVDLKEVEVLS; from the coding sequence ATGCCACATAAAACAAGAAAGCTCTACGCAATTTGCACCCTTGTCCTTACGAGTTTATTGCTAGCAAGTTGCCACAGTGCACATCATAAAGGTGAAGAAGCGTGCCTAAGAATAGGCATGGCTTATGATCCTCTTTCTCTAGATCCGCGATGTACCTATTTAAAAAAAGATGTCTCAATAGCAAAGGCGCTGTACGAAGGGCTAACTAGAGAACGTATTGATAGGGATACTGTTATATTAGGAGTAGCTGAAAACTACACGATATCCAAAGAGGGGACCGTTTATACCTTCCACCTAAAAGATACAAAATGGAGTAACGGCGATCCTGTAACGGCTTATGATTTCGAGGCATCTATAAAACAACTTCATGAAAAAAGTTTCCCTATCACATACCACAACCTGCTCTATATCATAAAAAACTCTAAAGCAATTATAGACGACCTTTTACCCATAGACCAGCTAGGAGTAAAATCTCTAGATAGTAAAACCCTAGAGATCACCCTAGAACATCCTACGACAAGCTTTTTAGAAATCGTCTCGCATCCGCTATTTTTCCCTGTCCACAAATCTTTAAGAGACCATTATAACAACAAAAAAGAAACTCCCCTGTATATTTCTAATGGGCCCTTCTCAGTACAAGATATTCAACTACAAACGCATCTCATTCTAAAGAAAAATAACTACTACTACGATACTGATAAGGTAAAAATCAATAAGCTCGTCTTCAAGATTATGTCTGATTCACAGACAGCAGCAAAATGTTTTAAAAATAACCTCATAGATATCCTTGGAAATCCCTGGGTTGCTAAAGTCCCTCAAGAAATACTCAATAATACACCCGAAGAAACTAAACGTATCCATTCGGTATGTGCAACATCCATGATCATTTACAATCTAAACAAGCCTGTACTACAAAATAAAGCACTAAGAAAGGCCCTGGGATACGCCATTGATAAAGAAGCTATTCTTCCTCTTCTCAACTCAGCAAGAATTGCAACTTCTTTTGTTCCCCCAGAACTATCAGAAATCAAAACAGAACAAACACTGACAAAAATAGAAAGAGAAGAAAAAGCAAGACAATACTTTGAAGAAGCAAAGAAAGCCCTATCTCAAAAAGAACTCTCTGAACTCGTCCTTCTCTATCCTCAAGAATCTTCCGTATTCACACTCATTGTCCAAGAAGTACAACAGCAATTTAAAAATGTCCTTGGAATCCACATCCCTATCCAGGGTATAGAATATTTCTGCTTCCTAGAAAAAAGACAAAAAGGAGAATTTTACTTATCAGTAGGGGGATGGATTGCAGAGTATCTCAATGCCAGAAACTTCTTAACTATACTGGGCAGCCCGGAAAATAAAGAAACTAATAACCAAATAGGGAAATGGAATAACCAATGCTTTGATGAGATATTAAAAAAATACCAAACCGCAACATTCACAAAAGAAGACCAAAAAATTGCAGAAGAACTCATAGAAGAAGAACTCCCCATATTTCCCCTATACCACAGCAACCATGTCTCACTGGCCCACCCCCGAGTGAGAAACTTCTATGTTTCCCCTCTAGGACACGTAGACCTTAAAGAAGTAGAGGTTCTCTCTTAA